One genomic window of Gemmatimonadota bacterium includes the following:
- a CDS encoding transcription elongation factor GreA: MLDAVKQKISEELDRLTHELNVVLPRSIQKALEHGDLGENGEYTSALERQHFVQARINHLNQRMGE; the protein is encoded by the coding sequence ATGCTGGACGCCGTCAAGCAGAAGATCTCCGAGGAACTGGACCGCCTGACGCACGAGCTGAACGTCGTGCTGCCCCGCTCGATCCAGAAAGCCCTCGAGCACGGTGACCTGGGCGAGAACGGCGAGTACACCTCCGCCCTCGAGCGGCAGCACTTCGTCCAGGCGCGGATCAACCACCTGAACCAGCGCATGGGCGAGC